GCCAGTGGTCTCGCTCATGGGCTACACGAACCCGAGGCGAACAGGGCCCTATCGGCGGTTTCACGACCTGATCGTCGACGCGTATGGGGACCCCGGCGAAGAGTATCCGATCACCATGGAAAATCGGCTCGAGCGAATGGTGCGCATTCGCGTCGAGGACGTCCTCGACCGCGTCGAGCGCTGGCGGGTGAACTACGCGTCGGCCGTGAGCGGCCCGAATTCGTAGCCGAGTCCGAGCGAGCGGCAGAGCCGCACGAGGCGGTTGAGCGGCAGGCCCATGACGGCGAAGTAGTCGCCGTCCACGCGGTCGACGATCGTCGCACCGAATCCTTGGATTCCGTACGCGCCGGCTTTGTCCATCGGTTCACCGGTCTCGATGTAGCGCCGGATCTCGTCGTCGCCGAGCTCGCGAAAGGTGACGCCGACCTCTTCGACGCCCGAGGACGTTCGGCCGCGCCAGGCGACGGCGACGGCGGTCATGACGACGTGAGAGCGGCCGCTCAGACGGCGGAGCATGTCCGCGGCGTGGTCGCGGTCGTGCGGCTTTCCAAGCACGTCCCCGTCGACGACTACGACCGTGTCGCTGCCGATGACGATGGCATCCGTGCGGCCGATCGCCGTCGCCTTTTCCCGCGCGAGACGCTCGGCGTAGACGGCCGGCGCTTCGCCGGGCCGGTGAGTCTCGTCGATGTCGGCCGGTGTGACGACGTGTTCGACGCCGATGAGACGCAGCAGCTCGCGACGCCGCGGCGATGCCGACGCGAGAACGACCGGCGGGCGACTCACCGCTCGATCCAGAGCGTGACCGGGCCGTCGTTCACGATCTCGACTTGCATCGCCGCGCCGAACTCGCCGGTCTCGACGGGCACCCCGCGCTTTCGAAGCCCGTCGACGAACTTGTCGTAGAGCGGCTGCGCGTGCTCCGGACGAGCCGCGTCGACGAAGCTCGGCCGGCGCCCTTTCACCGCATCGCCGTACAACGTGAACTGCGACACGACGAGCATCGCGCCGCCGACGTCGACGATCGAGCGATTCATCTTGTCTTCGTCGTCGGCGAACAGGCGCAGGCCGACGAGCTTCTCGGCCATCCACTCGACGTGGTCGAGCGCGTCCGTGTGGGTGAATCCGACGAGAACCGCGAACCCGCGGTCGATCGCGCCGGCGACACGAGCGTCTACGCTCACGCTGGCGCGGGTGACGCGTTGAACGAGAACTCTCAAAGCTAGATGACCAGCATTCCGAGCAGAGGTGCAAAGCGCGGAAGCGAGGAACCTATCAGCTGGTGCGCGGGCATGTCGACGCAAGAAGCTAGCGGAGACATGCCCGCGCCGCTGGTCGCCGGGCGACTACGCCGCGGCGCTCAGCGTCTCGAGCTTGTGGTAGATCTCCACGTCGATCGAGATCTTGACCTCGGCGCCGACCGTGACGCCGCCGGCTTCGAGCGCCTGGTTCCAGTTCAAGCCGAAGTCGTGGCGGTTGAGCGAACCGCTGAGGTGAAACCCCGCGCGCTCGTTCCCCCACGGATCCTTGCCGCGCCCCTCGAGGTTCGCGTTCAGCTCGATCTCGCGCGTCGTGCCGCGGATCGTGAGGTCGCCGATGATCTGAAAATCCTTCGTGACATCGCCGGCGATCCGTTTGCTCACGAAGTGCATCGTCGGATGCTTGCCCGCGTCGAAGAAATCGGCAGACCGAAGGTGATTGTCGCGCATCTCCTGGCGCGTGTCGATCGAATTGACGTCGATCGTCACGTCGATCTTGGACTGATTCGGGTCCGCGTTGTCGACGGTGACGGTCCCTTCGACTTTGCCGAACCGTCCTCGCACGTTGCTGATCATCAGGTGGCGGACGGAGAACGCCAACTCGGCGTGCGCGGGGTCGACGGTCCAAACGGTGGTTGCATCAGTGGTGTTCATGGGAATCCTCAAGAGCTACTAGTGAGCCTGGAAGAGACAGGCCGGCATCGGTCATCTCTGTATGATTCGCACATCGAAAGTGCATATCTGTACCTTACGAACAAAAAACAGCGATGCGGACATGGCCTCACCGCAGAGCAAGCAGCATGCGATGCAGCGCGGCGCCGTCGGCCTGAGAGACGAGGGCCGCTAACTCGTGTTCGAGCGTCTCGACCCTTTTTGCCCCATCGGCCTGGCGGCTTGCGCCTTCGTCGGTGATCTGCGCCTTTACCGAGCGTCGATCGTTGGGATCCGCCACCCGGCGAACCAGGCCATCGGCCTCCAAGCGGTCGACCAGCTGGGTCATGTTTGATCGGACACAGGCCAGTCTGGACGCTAGCTCACCGAGCGGCAATGCCTCTCCTGAGCGTACCAACTCGCTCAGAACAGAGAACTTGGCTCCGGACAGCCCGGCCTCTCCCAGCGCCGCTTCGAGGCGCGCTTCGAGGGCATGGGCCGTCTGCAGGATGGCATCCAGGTGTTTCGGCGACTGACTGACGATAGTGTCGTTCACGCATGAATAGTACATGCAGTGAACCCACTAGTCAAGTGGCTTCAAGTCACTCCACGGTGACTGACTTCGCCAGGTTTCGCGGCTGGTCAACGTTGAGCCCGCGCTTCACGGCGATGTAGTACGCCAGCAGCTGGAGCGGCACGACGGTCAGGACGGGGTAGAGCATGTCGATCGTCTGCGGAATCCGGATCTCGTAGTCGATCATCCCATCGAGAACTGGTTCAGGCTGGCTGGTGATGCAGATGACCTTGCCGCCACGCGCTTTCACCTCCTGGATGTTCGAGACGACTTTCTCGAACACGGCGTCGTGGGGCGCCACGAACACGACGGGCATCTCGGAATCGATCAGGGCGATGGGGCCGTGCTTCATCTCGGCCGCGGGATACCCCTCGGCGTGGATGTAGCTGATCTCTTTCAGCTTGAGCGCCCCTTCGAGAGCGACCGGGAAGTTGTAGCCGCGGCCCAAGTACAAGAAGTTGGTCGCGTTCTTGAATCGGTCGGCGAGCTTCTCGATCTCGGGCGCCCGGTCGAGGATCGACTGGATCTGATCCGGGAGCGCGAGCATGGCTTGCGCGACTTCCTTGCCGGCGACGAGCGACATGTTGCGGAGACGCGCGAGCTTGAGCGTGAGCAGCGCGAGCGCGATGACCTGGCTCGTGAACGCCTTCGTCGATGCGACGCCGATCTCCGGACCGGCATGCAAATAGATGCCGCCGTTGTCTTCGCGCGCGATCGTCGAGCCGACGACGTTCACGAGGCCGAGCGTTTTCGCCCCACGGCGTTTCGCTTCGCGCATCGCGGCGAGCGTGTCCGCCGTTTCGCCGGACTGCGAGATCACGACACACAGCGTTTTGTCGTCGACGATCGGATTGCGATACCGGAACTCCGACGCGTACTCCACTTCCGCGTGCAGCCGAGCGAGCTCCTCGATGTACATCCCGCCGATCAACCCCGAGTGCCAGCTCGTGCCGCACGCCGTGATCACGACGTGGTTGATCGACTGGAGTTCTTCGCGCGTGAGATTCAGACCGCCGAGCTTCGAGAAGCCTTCGTCGACGACGAGACGTCCGCGCATCGTGTTCTGGATCGTCTGCGGCTGCTCGAAGATCTCCTTGAGCATGAAGTGGTCGAAGCCGCCCTTCTCGATCTCATCGAGCGACCAATCGATCCGGCTCACGCCCTTGGAAATACGGCGCGCGTTCAAATCGAGAACCGTGTATCC
The Gemmatimonadaceae bacterium DNA segment above includes these coding regions:
- a CDS encoding Maf family protein translates to MSRPPVVLASASPRRRELLRLIGVEHVVTPADIDETHRPGEAPAVYAERLAREKATAIGRTDAIVIGSDTVVVVDGDVLGKPHDRDHAADMLRRLSGRSHVVMTAVAVAWRGRTSSGVEEVGVTFRELGDDEIRRYIETGEPMDKAGAYGIQGFGATIVDRVDGDYFAVMGLPLNRLVRLCRSLGLGYEFGPLTADA
- the dtd gene encoding D-aminoacyl-tRNA deacylase, which gives rise to MRRHARAPADRFLASALCTSARNAGHLALRVLVQRVTRASVSVDARVAGAIDRGFAVLVGFTHTDALDHVEWMAEKLVGLRLFADDEDKMNRSIVDVGGAMLVVSQFTLYGDAVKGRRPSFVDAARPEHAQPLYDKFVDGLRKRGVPVETGEFGAAMQVEIVNDGPVTLWIER
- a CDS encoding YceI family protein, producing MNTTDATTVWTVDPAHAELAFSVRHLMISNVRGRFGKVEGTVTVDNADPNQSKIDVTIDVNSIDTRQEMRDNHLRSADFFDAGKHPTMHFVSKRIAGDVTKDFQIIGDLTIRGTTREIELNANLEGRGKDPWGNERAGFHLSGSLNRHDFGLNWNQALEAGGVTVGAEVKISIDVEIYHKLETLSAAA
- a CDS encoding MarR family transcriptional regulator — translated: MNDTIVSQSPKHLDAILQTAHALEARLEAALGEAGLSGAKFSVLSELVRSGEALPLGELASRLACVRSNMTQLVDRLEADGLVRRVADPNDRRSVKAQITDEGASRQADGAKRVETLEHELAALVSQADGAALHRMLLALR
- the glmS gene encoding glutamine--fructose-6-phosphate transaminase (isomerizing); protein product: MRSPLNIEPDSQFMCGIVGYVGSRSAGTLLVEGLKRLEYRGYDSAGIAMMNGNGLETRKAKGKISMLESVLKTNPIHGSVGIAHTRWATHGAPSEGNAHPQVDCTNTIAVVHNGIIENYSALRKMLQMQGHTFKSDTDTEVLAHLIEAAIADEPLEDAVIDALNLVEGTYGIAVVSSKEPGKIVCARQGSPLLIGLGDGENYVASDVAAILKHTRQVVYLDDGEMGVLTKDGYTVLDLNARRISKGVSRIDWSLDEIEKGGFDHFMLKEIFEQPQTIQNTMRGRLVVDEGFSKLGGLNLTREELQSINHVVITACGTSWHSGLIGGMYIEELARLHAEVEYASEFRYRNPIVDDKTLCVVISQSGETADTLAAMREAKRRGAKTLGLVNVVGSTIAREDNGGIYLHAGPEIGVASTKAFTSQVIALALLTLKLARLRNMSLVAGKEVAQAMLALPDQIQSILDRAPEIEKLADRFKNATNFLYLGRGYNFPVALEGALKLKEISYIHAEGYPAAEMKHGPIALIDSEMPVVFVAPHDAVFEKVVSNIQEVKARGGKVICITSQPEPVLDGMIDYEIRIPQTIDMLYPVLTVVPLQLLAYYIAVKRGLNVDQPRNLAKSVTVE